A region of Takifugu flavidus isolate HTHZ2018 chromosome 2, ASM371156v2, whole genome shotgun sequence DNA encodes the following proteins:
- the vps26a gene encoding vacuolar protein sorting-associated protein 26A isoform X2, producing the protein MILPGSDKRAGFTERGYLLASTVDDELFSDKSNTHEFVDLVKELALPGELTQNRNYDFEFMQVEKPYESYVGANVRLRYFLRVTIVRRLSDLVKEYELIVHQLATYPDVNNSIKMEVGIEDCLHIEFEYNKSKYHLKDVIVGKIYFLLVRIKIQHMELQLIKKEITGIGPSTTTETETVAKYEIMDGAPVKGESIPIRLFLAGYDLTPTMRDVNKKFSVRYFLNLVLVDEEDRRYFKQQEIVLWRKAPEKLRKRNFHQRYESPEPQTQPVNVEQPEM; encoded by the exons AGCTTTTCTCTGACAAGAGCAACACCCATGAGTTCGTTGATTTGGTAAAAGAGTTGGCTCTGCCTGGAGAATTGACCCAGAACCGGAACTACGACTTTGAGTTCATGCAGGTGGAGAAGCCATATGAGTCTTATGTTGGTGCCAATGTCAGGCTAAG ATATTTCCTCCGAGTAACAATAGTTCGCCGTCTGTCTGACTTGGTGAAAGAATATGAGCTGATTGTCCACCAGTTAGCCACCTATCCAGATGTCAACAACTCCATCAAGATGGAGGTTGGAATAGAAGACTGTCTACATATTGAATTTGAATACAACAAATCCAA GTACCACCTCAAAGATGTAATTGTTGGGAAGATCTACTTCCTGCTGGTCAGGATCAAGATCCAACACATGGAATTGCAGCTCATCAAGAAAGAGATAACTGGCATAG GTCCCAGTACTACCACAGAAACAGAGACGGTTGCAAAGTATGAGATCATGGACGGCGCTCCAGTTAAAGGAGAATCAATCCCTATTAGACTCTTCCTGGCAG GATATGATCTGACTCCCACCATGAGAGATGTCAACAAGAAGTTCTCCGTCCGCTATTTCCTTAACCTGGTGCTGGTGGATGAAGAGGACAGACGATACTTTAAACAGCAG GAAATAGTTCTGTGGAGGAAAGCTCCAGAGAAGCTGAGGAAAAGGAACTTCCACCAACGTTATGAATCGCCTGAGCCCCAAACCCAGCCGGTGAACGTAGAGCAGCCAGAGATGTGA
- the supv3l1 gene encoding ATP-dependent RNA helicase SUPV3L1, mitochondrial — protein MSLNRCIHLFSRLQHHISARAARTSAGSCHVSPGSVSVHKQHYNAFWRNASSNSSPPKPPDTSLFVPVSLKPDSAVDGNVGSELSKPLDKSEVLKALNRFYKRKEMQKLASEHGLDARLFHQAFISFRKYVLEMTYLPADLHIIISDICYGAGHIDDIYPYFMRHAKQIFPMLDCLDDLRKISDLRLPAYWYPEARAIQRKVIFHAGPTNSGKTYQAIQRYLAAKSGVYCGPLKLLAHEIFEKSNTAGVMCDLVTGEERIFMEPEGQAAAHVACTIEMCSVTTPYEVAVIDEIQMIRDPSRGWAWTRALLGLCAEEIHVCGESAAVDFVRELMYTTGEEVEVHTYKRLTPFTVLDQAVESLDKLRPGDCIVCFSKNDIYSISRQIEIRGLECAVIYGSLPPGTKLSQAKKFNDPNDPCKIMVATDAIGMGLNLSIKRIIFNSLVKPNINEKGEKHMETISTSQALQIAGRAGRFSSKFKEGEVTTLHRDDLPVLKEILSHSVDPIESAGLHPTAEQIEMFAYHLPDATLSNLVDIFVSLSQVDGLYFVCNIDDFKFLADMIQHIPLNLRSRYVFCTAPINKKQPFVCTSFLKFARQFSRDEPLTFDWVCRHVNWPLAAPKNIKDLVHLEAVHDVLDLYLWLSYRFMDMFPDTAMVREIQQELDKVIQQGVRSITRLIRATEPAMAETLQMRGSRRVLSGISASPQLPSSKGQRGQKSIRDSTENSLSDRLVKDGLLTPDLLRQLQQEWAKVQNFENHALGTDHHRTNKGKGRNKK, from the exons ATGTCACTAAATCGGTGTATTCACTTATTTTCGCGGCTTCAGCACCACATTAGCGCTCGAGCAGCACGCACAAGCGCTGGAAGTTGTCATGTGTCTCCTGGATCTGTGTCCGTACACAAACAACACTATAATGCCTTTTGGAGAAACGCTTCATCTAATAGTTCACCTCCAAAACCCCCGGACACCTCCCTTTTTGTACCCGTGTCCTTAAAGCCCGATTCTGCGGTAGACGGGAATGTGGGATCCGAGCTGAGCAAGCCGCTTGATAAAA GTGAAGTGCTAAAAGCGTTGAACCGGTTTTATAAGaggaaggagatgcagaagcTGGCATCAGAACATGGTTTAGATG CTCGCTTGTTCCATCAGGCCTTCATTAGCTTCAGGAAATATGTCCTGGAAATGACATATCTGCCTGCTGACCTacacatcatcatcagtgaCATCTGCTATGGAGCTGGTCACATAGATGATATCTACCCATACTTTATGCGTCATGCCAAGCAAATCTTTCCTATGCTGGACTGTCTGGATGACCTAAGAAAGATCTCAGACCTCAGACTGCCAGCATACTG GTACCCAGAGGCACGTGCCATTCAGCGGAAGGTGATTTTCCATGCAGGTCCAACAAACAGTGGTAAAACGTACCAAGCCATCCAGCGCTACCTGGCTGCTAAGTCTGGAGTCTACTGTGGCCCCCTGAAGTTACTGGCCCATGAGATCTTTGAGAAAAGCAACACTGCT GGGGTGATGTGTGACTTGGttactggagaggagaggatctTCATGGAACCAGAGGGCCAGGCAGCTGCTCATGTGGCCTGCACCATAGAGATGTGCAGCGTCACCACACCTT ATGAGGTGGCAGTTATTGACGAAATTCAAATGATCAGAGATCCCTCCAGAGGCTGGGCCTGGACAAGAGCACTGCTCG GTTTGTGTGCTGAGGAAATCCACGTGTGTGGTGAAAGTGCTGCTGTAGATTTTGTCAGAGAGCTAATGTACACCactggagaggaggtggag GTCCACACCTATAAGCGACTAACTCCATTCACTGTCTTGGACCAGGCTGTGGAGTCATTAGACAAACTCAGACCAGGCGACTGCATCGTGTGTTTTAGTAAAAATGACATCTACTCCATTAGCAGGCAGATTGAAATCAGAGGACTTGAGTGTGCTGTCATTTATGGCAGTTTACCTCCAG GTACCAAACTGTCACAAGCCAAAAAGTTCAATGACCCTAATGACCCCTGTAAGATCATGGTTGCCACTGATGCTATTGGAATGGGTCTTAATCT GAGTATTAAACGTATTATTTTTAACAGTCTGGTAAAACCAAATATTAATGAGAAGGGGGAGAAACACATGGAGACAATCAGCACATCACAAGCCCTGCAGATAGCTGGTCGAGCTGGAAG GTTCTCTTCTAAGTTTAAAGAGGGAGAAGTGACCACGCTGCACAGAGATGATCTGCCTGTCCTGAAGGAAATACTCAGCCATTCTGTTGACCCCATAGAG AGTGCAGGCCTACACCCTACAGCAGAGCAGATAGAGATGTTTGCATATCACCTTCCTGATGCTACGCTGTCGAACCTTGTT GACATATTTGTTAGCCTTTCTCAGGTGGATGGCCTTTATTTTGTCTGCAACATTGATGACTTCAAGTTTCTGGCTGACATGATTCAGCACATCCCTCTCAACCTGAGATCCCGTTATGTTTTCTGTACCGCTCCAATCAACAAGAAGCAACCCTTTGTTTGCACATCATTCCTAAAG TTTGCCCGTCAGTTCAGTCGTGACGAACCCCTGACATTTGACTGGGTCTGTCGCCATGTCAACTGGCCCCTGGCAGCACCCAAAAACATAAAAGATCTGGTTCATTTGGAAGCTGTTCATGATGTGTTAGATCTTTACCTCTGGTTAAG CTACCGCTTCATGGACATGTTCCCCGACACTGCCATGGTTCGAGAGATCCAGCAGGAACTGGATAAAGTCATCCAGCAGGGGGTCCGCAGTATCACCCGCCTGATCCGAGCCACTGAACCGGCCATGGCCGAGACACTGCAGATGCGAGGAAGCAGGCGAGTCCTCAGTGGAATATCAGCCAGTCCTCAGTTGCCTAGCAGTAAAGGTCAGAGGGGACAAAAAAGTATCAGAGACTCGACGGAAAACTCTCTGTCTGATCGACTCGTGAAAGACGGGCTGCTCACGCCGGATCTGctcaggcagctgcagcaggagtggGCTAAGGTGCAGAATTTCGAGAATCATGCGCTTGGTACAGATCATCACAGAACTAACAAAGGGAAAGGAAggaataaaaaatga
- the LOC130515452 gene encoding hexokinase HKDC1-like isoform X1, translating into MLAIHLISFYFSKLKEDPTKKVDRFLYAMRLHDDQLNDISARFQAEMKKGLSSDSNAAASVKMLPTHVRSTPDGSEKGQFLALDLGGSKFKVLQVKVREGMGIRRGGVEMEEKTYPIPEELLTGRGTELFDHVAESLNDFLTQKKISLEKKHPLAFTFSFPCEHTALNKGSLIHWSKNYQVRGLRDKDVVQTLREAIDRNGDMDVEVLAMVNDTVATMMTCGFDDQYCEVGLIVGTGTNACYMEELRHIDLVEGDEGRMCINTEWGGFGDDGVLKDYLTEFDRDIDAASINPGKQIFEKMVSGMYLGELVRLVLLKMAKLGLLFDGHVSDVLRTKGAITTAHVAAMEEYKNGLKNTQKILTGLSLMPSPEDCIAVQHVSTIVSFRSSNLVAACLAAILSRIRKNRSFRTMRITVGVDGTVYKTHPQYPKRLHKVVRRLLPECHVRFVLSDCGSSKGAALVTAVAQRLAVRRQQVDETLAPFKLTHEQLMLVKSRMRAGLEAGLRNKGPSAVKMLPSFVYRTPDGTERGKYLALDLGGTNFRALLVNFKRGLHQNTRVNHKIYTIPLEIMQGTGEELFDHIAQCVSDFLDYMGMKNAHLPAGFTFSFPCEQTALDTGTLVSWTKGYKATDCEGHDVVEMLKEAIKRRNEFDLDIVAVVNDTVGTMMSCAYEDPQCEIGLIAGTGTNVCYMEEVKNIEKTKNFTENKERDEENKDDKNEDDSRDEEITKMCINTEWGGLGDDGSLEDIITPYDAEVNRMSVNPGKQSFEKLTSGMYLGEIVRQVLLDLTSGGLLFRGRVTETLKTTGIFETKYLSQIESDRVALLQVRSILQQLGLKGTCDDSIIVKEVCGAVSRRAAQLCGAGMAAVVDKIRENRRLDHLKITVGVDGALYKLHPHFSRVLEETVRSLAPHCNVTFLPSEEGSGKGAALITAVAKQKPV; encoded by the exons ATGTTGGCCATTCACCTGATTTCATTCTACTTCTCCAAACTCAAGGAGgaccccaccaagaag GTGGACAGGTTCCTTTATGCCATGCGTCTCCACGACGACCAGTTGAACGACATCTCGGCTCGTTTCCAGGCTGAAATGAAGAAGGGACTTTCATCAGACAGCAACGCAGCTGCTTCGGTGAAGATGCTGCCCACACACGTCCGTTCAACCCCCGATGGATCAG aaaaaGGACAGTTCCTGGCCTTGGACCTTGGTGGCTCAAAGTTTAAAGTTCTTCAGGTGAAAGTGAGGGAGGGGATGGGaatcaggagaggaggagtggagatggaggagaaaaccTACCCGATACCTGAGGAGCTACTCACTGGAAGAGGAAcagag CTGTTTGACCATGTGGCAGAGTCTCTGAATGATTTCCTGACTCAGAAGAAAATCAGTTTGGAGAAGAAGCATCCTCTGGCCTTCACTTTTTCTTTCCCCTGTGAACATACAGCCTTGAATAAG GGCTCATTGATACACTGGAGTAAGAACTACCAGGTTCGGGGCCTTCGGGATAAAGATGTGGTCCAGACCCTCAGAGAGGCTATTGACAGAAATGGG GACATGGATGTAGAGGTGCTGGCCATGGTCAACGACACTGTCGCAACCATGATGACCTGTGGCTTCGATGATCAGTACTGTGAGGTTGGACTCATTGTTG GTACGGGCACCAACGCATGCTACATGGAGGAACTCCGCCACATTGACCTGGTGGAGGGAGATGAGGGCAGGATGTGCATAAACACCGAGTGGGGAGGCTTTGGAGACGACGGCGTGCTGAAAGATTACCTCACTGAGTTTGACAGGGACATCGACGCGGCCTCCATTAACCCTGgaaaacaaat CTTTGAGAAGATGGTCAGCGGGATGTATCTGGGGGAGTTAGTGAGGCTGGTCTTATTAAAGATGGCCAAGCTAGGACTGCTCTTTGATGGACATGTGTCAGATGTCCTGAGGACTAAAGGCGCAATAACCACTGCGCACGTAGCAGCCATGGAAGA ATACAAAAACGGACTGAAGAACACCCAAAAGATCCTCACAGGGCTCAGTTTGATGCCGTCTCCAGAAGACTGTATTGCTGTTCAACATGTCAGCACTATAGTGTCCTTCAGGTCCTCCAATCTGGTGGCTGCCTGTCTGGCCGCTATCTTGAGTCGAATTAGGAAAAACCGTAGTTTCAGGACAATGAGGATTACCGTAGGTGTGGATGGAACTGTGTATAAAACACATCCACA GTATCCAAAACGTCTCCATAAGGTTGTGCGCCGTCTGCTACCTGAATGTCATGTCAGATTTGTCCTCTCAGACTGCGGCAGCAGCAAAGGAGCCGCCCTGGTGACTGCAGTCGCTCAGCGCCTGGCCGTACGAAGGCAGCAG GTGGATGAGACACTTGCCCCTTTCAAACTGACCCACGAGCAGCTGATGCTGGTCAAGTCAAGGATGAGGGCAGGGCTGGAGGCAGGCTTGAGGAATAAAGGCCCATCTGCCGTGAAGATGCTGCCTTCATTTGTGTACCGCACACCTGACGGCACAG AACGTGGAAAATACCTCGCCTTGGATCTGGGAGGGACAAACTTTAGAGCCTTACTGGTAAACTTCAAAAGAGGTCTGCACCAGAACACAAGAGTGAACCATAAGATCTACACCATACCTCTGGAAATAATGCAGGGAACTGGAGAAGAG TTGTTTGATCATATAGCTCAGTGTGTTAGTGACTTTCTGGACTACATGGGGATGAAGAATGCTCATCTTCCTGCAGGCTTCACCTTCTCTTTTCCCTGTGAACAGACTGCTCTTGACACT GGAACTTTGGTGAGCTGGACCAAGGGCTACAAGGCCACAGACTGTGAAGGGCACGATGTTGTAGAAATGCTGAAAGAAGCAATCAAGAGAAGAAAT gagtTTGACTTGGACATTGTTGCAGTAGTTAATGACACAGTTGGGACCATGATGAGCTGTGCATACGAAGACCCTCAGTGTGAAATTGGACTCATTGCAG GAACTGGCACAAATGTTTGTTACATGGAAGAAGTGAAAAAcattgaaaagacaaaaaacttCACTGAAAACAAGGAAAGAGACGAGGAAAATAAG GATGATAAAAATGAAGATGACAGTAGGGACGAGGAGATCACAAAGATGTGCATAAACACAGAGTGGGGCGGTCTGGGTGATGATGGCTCCCTGGAGGACATCATCACCCCGTATGATGCTGAGGTGAACCGAATGTCAGTAAACCCTGGCAAACAAAG CTTTGAAAAGCTGACCAGCGGCATGTATTTGGGAGAAATTGTTCGTCAGGTTTTGTTGGACTTAACCAGTGGAGGCCTTCTGTTCAGAGGTCGCGTTactgaaacattaaaaacaactgGGATATTTGAAACAAAATATCTGTCCCAGATTGAGAG CGATCGTGTGGCTCTATTGCAGGTCAGGTCgattctgcagcagctgggactAAAGGGGACTTGCGATGACAGCATCATTGTCAAAGAG GTTTGTGGAGCTGTGTCACGCCGTGCCGCTCAGCTGTGCGGCGCAGGGATGGCGGCCGTGGTCGATAAAATCCGAGAAAACCGAAGATTGGATCATCTGAAAATCACTGTGGGGGTGGACGGGGCCCTCTACAAGCTGCATCCACA
- the LOC130515452 gene encoding hexokinase HKDC1-like isoform X2 yields MLAIHLISFYFSKLKEDPTKKVDRFLYAMRLHDDQLNDISARFQAEMKKGLSSDSNAAASVKMLPTHVRSTPDGSEKGQFLALDLGGSKFKVLQVKVREGMGIRRGGVEMEEKTYPIPEELLTGRGTELFDHVAESLNDFLTQKKISLEKKHPLAFTFSFPCEHTALNKGSLIHWSKNYQVRGLRDKDVVQTLREAIDRNGDMDVEVLAMVNDTVATMMTCGFDDQYCEVGLIVGTGTNACYMEELRHIDLVEGDEGRMCINTEWGGFGDDGVLKDYLTEFDRDIDAASINPGKQIFEKMVSGMYLGELVRLVLLKMAKLGLLFDGHVSDVLRTKGAITTAHVAAMEEYKNGLKNTQKILTGLSLMPSPEDCIAVQHVSTIVSFRSSNLVAACLAAILSRIRKNRSFRTMRITVGVDGTVYKTHPQYPKRLHKVVRRLLPECHVRFVLSDCGSSKGAALVTAVAQRLAVRRQQVDETLAPFKLTHEQLMLVKSRMRAGLEAGLRNKGPSAVKMLPSFVYRTPDGTERGKYLALDLGGTNFRALLVNFKRGLHQNTRVNHKIYTIPLEIMQGTGEELFDHIAQCVSDFLDYMGMKNAHLPAGFTFSFPCEQTALDTGTLVSWTKGYKATDCEGHDVVEMLKEAIKRRNEFDLDIVAVVNDTVGTMMSCAYEDPQCEIGLIAGTGTNVCYMEEVKNIEKTKNFTENKERDEENKDDKNEDDSRDEEITKMCINTEWGGLGDDGSLEDIITPYDAEVNRMSVNPGKQSFEKLTSGMYLGEIVRQVLLDLTSGGLLFRGRVTETLKTTGIFETKYLSQIERSGRFCSSWD; encoded by the exons ATGTTGGCCATTCACCTGATTTCATTCTACTTCTCCAAACTCAAGGAGgaccccaccaagaag GTGGACAGGTTCCTTTATGCCATGCGTCTCCACGACGACCAGTTGAACGACATCTCGGCTCGTTTCCAGGCTGAAATGAAGAAGGGACTTTCATCAGACAGCAACGCAGCTGCTTCGGTGAAGATGCTGCCCACACACGTCCGTTCAACCCCCGATGGATCAG aaaaaGGACAGTTCCTGGCCTTGGACCTTGGTGGCTCAAAGTTTAAAGTTCTTCAGGTGAAAGTGAGGGAGGGGATGGGaatcaggagaggaggagtggagatggaggagaaaaccTACCCGATACCTGAGGAGCTACTCACTGGAAGAGGAAcagag CTGTTTGACCATGTGGCAGAGTCTCTGAATGATTTCCTGACTCAGAAGAAAATCAGTTTGGAGAAGAAGCATCCTCTGGCCTTCACTTTTTCTTTCCCCTGTGAACATACAGCCTTGAATAAG GGCTCATTGATACACTGGAGTAAGAACTACCAGGTTCGGGGCCTTCGGGATAAAGATGTGGTCCAGACCCTCAGAGAGGCTATTGACAGAAATGGG GACATGGATGTAGAGGTGCTGGCCATGGTCAACGACACTGTCGCAACCATGATGACCTGTGGCTTCGATGATCAGTACTGTGAGGTTGGACTCATTGTTG GTACGGGCACCAACGCATGCTACATGGAGGAACTCCGCCACATTGACCTGGTGGAGGGAGATGAGGGCAGGATGTGCATAAACACCGAGTGGGGAGGCTTTGGAGACGACGGCGTGCTGAAAGATTACCTCACTGAGTTTGACAGGGACATCGACGCGGCCTCCATTAACCCTGgaaaacaaat CTTTGAGAAGATGGTCAGCGGGATGTATCTGGGGGAGTTAGTGAGGCTGGTCTTATTAAAGATGGCCAAGCTAGGACTGCTCTTTGATGGACATGTGTCAGATGTCCTGAGGACTAAAGGCGCAATAACCACTGCGCACGTAGCAGCCATGGAAGA ATACAAAAACGGACTGAAGAACACCCAAAAGATCCTCACAGGGCTCAGTTTGATGCCGTCTCCAGAAGACTGTATTGCTGTTCAACATGTCAGCACTATAGTGTCCTTCAGGTCCTCCAATCTGGTGGCTGCCTGTCTGGCCGCTATCTTGAGTCGAATTAGGAAAAACCGTAGTTTCAGGACAATGAGGATTACCGTAGGTGTGGATGGAACTGTGTATAAAACACATCCACA GTATCCAAAACGTCTCCATAAGGTTGTGCGCCGTCTGCTACCTGAATGTCATGTCAGATTTGTCCTCTCAGACTGCGGCAGCAGCAAAGGAGCCGCCCTGGTGACTGCAGTCGCTCAGCGCCTGGCCGTACGAAGGCAGCAG GTGGATGAGACACTTGCCCCTTTCAAACTGACCCACGAGCAGCTGATGCTGGTCAAGTCAAGGATGAGGGCAGGGCTGGAGGCAGGCTTGAGGAATAAAGGCCCATCTGCCGTGAAGATGCTGCCTTCATTTGTGTACCGCACACCTGACGGCACAG AACGTGGAAAATACCTCGCCTTGGATCTGGGAGGGACAAACTTTAGAGCCTTACTGGTAAACTTCAAAAGAGGTCTGCACCAGAACACAAGAGTGAACCATAAGATCTACACCATACCTCTGGAAATAATGCAGGGAACTGGAGAAGAG TTGTTTGATCATATAGCTCAGTGTGTTAGTGACTTTCTGGACTACATGGGGATGAAGAATGCTCATCTTCCTGCAGGCTTCACCTTCTCTTTTCCCTGTGAACAGACTGCTCTTGACACT GGAACTTTGGTGAGCTGGACCAAGGGCTACAAGGCCACAGACTGTGAAGGGCACGATGTTGTAGAAATGCTGAAAGAAGCAATCAAGAGAAGAAAT gagtTTGACTTGGACATTGTTGCAGTAGTTAATGACACAGTTGGGACCATGATGAGCTGTGCATACGAAGACCCTCAGTGTGAAATTGGACTCATTGCAG GAACTGGCACAAATGTTTGTTACATGGAAGAAGTGAAAAAcattgaaaagacaaaaaacttCACTGAAAACAAGGAAAGAGACGAGGAAAATAAG GATGATAAAAATGAAGATGACAGTAGGGACGAGGAGATCACAAAGATGTGCATAAACACAGAGTGGGGCGGTCTGGGTGATGATGGCTCCCTGGAGGACATCATCACCCCGTATGATGCTGAGGTGAACCGAATGTCAGTAAACCCTGGCAAACAAAG CTTTGAAAAGCTGACCAGCGGCATGTATTTGGGAGAAATTGTTCGTCAGGTTTTGTTGGACTTAACCAGTGGAGGCCTTCTGTTCAGAGGTCGCGTTactgaaacattaaaaacaactgGGATATTTGAAACAAAATATCTGTCCCAGATTGAGAG GTCAGGTCgattctgcagcagctgggactAA
- the vps26a gene encoding vacuolar protein sorting-associated protein 26A isoform X1, which yields MSFLGGLFGPVCEIDVLLNDAENRKTAELKTEDGKVEKHYLFYDGESVSGKVNLNVKQGGKRLEHQGIRIEFVGQIELFSDKSNTHEFVDLVKELALPGELTQNRNYDFEFMQVEKPYESYVGANVRLRYFLRVTIVRRLSDLVKEYELIVHQLATYPDVNNSIKMEVGIEDCLHIEFEYNKSKYHLKDVIVGKIYFLLVRIKIQHMELQLIKKEITGIGPSTTTETETVAKYEIMDGAPVKGESIPIRLFLAGYDLTPTMRDVNKKFSVRYFLNLVLVDEEDRRYFKQQEIVLWRKAPEKLRKRNFHQRYESPEPQTQPVNVEQPEM from the exons AGTTTCCTAGGAGGATTGTTTGGGCCAGTGTGTGAGATAGATGTGCTGCTGAACGATGCagagaacagaaaaacagcagagttgAAGACAGAAGATGGGAAAGTGGAGAAACACTATTTGTTCTATGATGGAGAGTCTGTGTCTGGCAAG GTAAATCTAAATGTAAAGCAGGGGGGAAAGCGACTGGAGCATCAGGGCATCCGCATTGAGTTTGTTGGACAGATAG AGCTTTTCTCTGACAAGAGCAACACCCATGAGTTCGTTGATTTGGTAAAAGAGTTGGCTCTGCCTGGAGAATTGACCCAGAACCGGAACTACGACTTTGAGTTCATGCAGGTGGAGAAGCCATATGAGTCTTATGTTGGTGCCAATGTCAGGCTAAG ATATTTCCTCCGAGTAACAATAGTTCGCCGTCTGTCTGACTTGGTGAAAGAATATGAGCTGATTGTCCACCAGTTAGCCACCTATCCAGATGTCAACAACTCCATCAAGATGGAGGTTGGAATAGAAGACTGTCTACATATTGAATTTGAATACAACAAATCCAA GTACCACCTCAAAGATGTAATTGTTGGGAAGATCTACTTCCTGCTGGTCAGGATCAAGATCCAACACATGGAATTGCAGCTCATCAAGAAAGAGATAACTGGCATAG GTCCCAGTACTACCACAGAAACAGAGACGGTTGCAAAGTATGAGATCATGGACGGCGCTCCAGTTAAAGGAGAATCAATCCCTATTAGACTCTTCCTGGCAG GATATGATCTGACTCCCACCATGAGAGATGTCAACAAGAAGTTCTCCGTCCGCTATTTCCTTAACCTGGTGCTGGTGGATGAAGAGGACAGACGATACTTTAAACAGCAG GAAATAGTTCTGTGGAGGAAAGCTCCAGAGAAGCTGAGGAAAAGGAACTTCCACCAACGTTATGAATCGCCTGAGCCCCAAACCCAGCCGGTGAACGTAGAGCAGCCAGAGATGTGA